The Apium graveolens cultivar Ventura chromosome 6, ASM990537v1, whole genome shotgun sequence genome contains a region encoding:
- the LOC141663910 gene encoding glycerophosphodiester phosphodiesterase GDPDL6-like isoform X1, with amino-acid sequence MFRQFLAVLLVLFLLVDLILAKKPQGPKGHTSKKLATLQGPPPSSKKFLTLSGDPPDVIAKGGFSGLFPESSQFAYSFAMEMSLPNSVMYCDVQLTRDNLGVCISDVNIDFSTTASMAYPKGEKTFKVNGQDVRGWYALDYNLEDLKNTTFYVQGVVSRPTTFDGTFPVFSPDDIAGLNVTRLWLNVENDMFYNDHKLSAAKYIQDSARFWVPSHISSPEIGFLKFMSGQVDKTKTKLIFKFQLKDEVEPTNREKYGAILNNLALLKPFAAGILVPKEFICPLTPDQYSDPPTTLVDDAHKQGLEVYAYGFASDVMTSFNYSYDPVQEYLQFIDNGQFSVDGLLTDFPSTASNAVACFAQSKNLTTKVVKGLVISHNGASGDYPGCSDLAYQKAIADGADIIDCTVQVSKDKVALCLGNIDLSAITTALATYMDRSTTVHEIQAQNGIFAFDLDWSEIAALKPTIEIPWKDSGLVRNPKNKNKGKFVTLASFLELAKAKKTGGVLINIQNAAFLASKKGIGVVDAVKKALTNAGFDKQSEQKVLIQSDDSSVLAAFKDKPNYQRVLTIKDSKSDAPKSVVEEIKKHANGVVVDRETIVQQNTGFFTTAFTKVVEEMHASNISVYVTPLRNEFVFLNFDYLSDPYLQLATYLSSQMVDGIITDFPATAAAYMRNPCSDVNNPDNVLPIRPIEAGDLAKQIDPVALPPALPPKPALESSDVNDPPLPPVAKVEDAKKAPSPSKDKKSGASRNVDIWYMIVLNIVFALLSLY; translated from the exons ATGTTCCGGCAATTTCTAGCAGTCTTGTTAGTCTTGTTCTTGCTGGTGGATTTGATCCTCGCAAAGAAACCCCAAGGACCGAAAGGTCACACCTCCAAGAAACTGGCAACTTTGCAAGGACCTCCACCCTCATCCAAGAAATTCCTAACTTTGAGTG GTGATCCCCCGGATGTAATAGCAAAAGGTGGATTCTCAGGCCTATTTCCAGAGTCAAGCCAATTTGCATATAGCTTTGCCATGGAAATGAGTCTTCCAAATAGTGTCATGTATTGTGATGTTCAACTTACAAGAGACAACTTGGGAGTTTGTATCTCAGATGTCAACATTGATTTTTCAACAACAGCATCTATGGCTTATCCTAAAGGAGAAAAAACTTTCAAGGTAAATGGGCAGGATGTTCGTGGCTGGTACGCTTTGGATTATAACTTGGAGGATCTGAAAAATACTACATTTT ATGTGCAAGGTGTAGTAAGTCGACCAACTACGTTTGATGGAACGTTTCCAGTATTTTCACCAGATGATATCGCAGGACTAAATGTTACCAGATTGTGGCTAAATGTTGAG AATGATATGTTCTACAACGATCATAAGCTAAGTGCAGCAAAATACATACAAGATTCAGCACGATTCTGGGTACCCAGTCATATTTCATCACCTGAGATTGGTTTCTTGAAATTTATGAGTGGTCAAGTAGACAAAACCAAAACAAAGCTCATCTTCAAGTTCCAGCTCAAAGATGAGGTTGAACCGACAAACAGAGAAAAATATGGTGCAATACTGAACAATCTTGCCTTACTTAAACCATTTGCAGCTGGCATCCTTGTCCCTAAAGAGTTCATTTGTCCACTAACACCGGATCAATATTCTGACCCCCCAACAACACTTGTGGATGATGCTCATAAACAAGGTCTTGAAGTATATGCTTATGGTTTTGCAAGCGATGTAATGACAAGCTTCAATTACAGTTATGATCCAGTTCAGGAGTACCTTCAATTCATCGACAATGGCCAATTTTCTGTTGATGGATTGCTCACCGATTTCCCCTCCACCGCGTCAAATGCTGTCG CATGCTTTGCTCAGAGCAAAAACCTTACCACCAAGGTTGTTAAAG GTCTGGTAATATCTCACAATGGAGCAAGTGGAGATTACCCTGGCTGCAGTGACCTTGCCTATCAGAAGGCCATCGCAGACGGGGCAGATATAATAGACTGCACTGTTCAGGTGTCAAAAGATAAGGTAGCCTTGTGCTTGGGTAATATTGATCTCTCGGCAATTACTACTGCTCTGGCTACCTATATGGACAGATCCACAACAGTCCATGAAATCCAAGCACAGAATGGAATTTTTGCATTTGACCTCGACTGGAGTGAGATTGCAGCTCTCAAGC CTACAATAGAAATTCCTTGGAAAGATAGTGGCTTGGTGAGAAACCCGAAAAATAAGAACAAAGGGAAATTTGTGACACTTGCTAGCTTCTTGGAACTTGCCAAAGCAAAGAAAACTGGAGGAGTTTTGATTAATATACAA AATGCTGCCTTTCTAGCATCAAAGAAGGGTATTGGTGTAGTAGATGCTGTCAAAAAAGCTTTGACCAATGCTGGCTTCGACAAGCAATCTGAGCAAAAGGTTCTGATTCAGTCAGACGATAGCTCTGTCCTAGCAGCATTCAAGGATAAGCCGAATTACCAAAGAGTACTAACAATCAAAGATTCAAAGAGTGATGCTCCCAAGTCAGTAGTCGAAGAAATCAAGAAGCATGCAAATGGGGTTGTAGTTGACAGAGAGACGATCGTCCAACAAAATACAGGATTCTTTACCACGGCCTTCACCAAAGTTGTCGAGGAAATGCATGCTTCAAATATATCAGTATATGTCACACCTCTGAGAAATGAATTTGTTTTCCTCAACTTCGATTACCTCTCGGATCCTTATCTGCAGCTTGCTACATACTTGTCTTCACAAATGGTAGATGGCATCATAACTGACTTCCCAGCTACTGCAGCTGCATATATGA GAAATCCATGTTCGGATGTAAACAATCCGGACAATGTACTTCCAATAAGGCCAATAGAGGCAGGTGATTTGGCTAAACAGATTGATCCAGTGGCATTGCCACCTGCTTTACCACCTAAACCAGCTCTAGAGAGTTCAGATGTGAATGATCCACCGCTACCTCCTGTTGCCAAGGTAGAAGATGCGAAAAAAGCACCTTCTCCGAGCAAAGATAAGAAATCGGGTGCATCAAGGAATGTTGATATTTGGTACATGATTGTTTTGAATATAGTCTTTGCTCTACTTTCACTATATTGA
- the LOC141663910 gene encoding glycerophosphodiester phosphodiesterase GDPDL6-like isoform X2, producing the protein MFRQFLAVLLVLFLLVDLILAKKPQGPKGHTSKKLATLQGPPPSSKKFLTLSGDPPDVIAKGGFSGLFPESSQFAYSFAMEMSLPNSVMYCDVQLTRDNLGVCISDVNIDFSTTASMAYPKGEKTFKVNGQDVRGWYALDYNLEDLKNTTFYVQGVVSRPTTFDGTFPVFSPDDIAGLNVTRLWLNVENDMFYNDHKLSAAKYIQDSARFWVPSHISSPEIGFLKFMSGQVDKTKTKLIFKFQLKDEVEPTNREKYGAILNNLALLKPFAAGILVPKEFICPLTPDQYSDPPTTLVDDAHKQGLEVYAYGFASDVMTSFNYSYDPVQEYLQFIDNGQFSVDGLLTDFPSTASNAVGLVISHNGASGDYPGCSDLAYQKAIADGADIIDCTVQVSKDKVALCLGNIDLSAITTALATYMDRSTTVHEIQAQNGIFAFDLDWSEIAALKPTIEIPWKDSGLVRNPKNKNKGKFVTLASFLELAKAKKTGGVLINIQNAAFLASKKGIGVVDAVKKALTNAGFDKQSEQKVLIQSDDSSVLAAFKDKPNYQRVLTIKDSKSDAPKSVVEEIKKHANGVVVDRETIVQQNTGFFTTAFTKVVEEMHASNISVYVTPLRNEFVFLNFDYLSDPYLQLATYLSSQMVDGIITDFPATAAAYMRNPCSDVNNPDNVLPIRPIEAGDLAKQIDPVALPPALPPKPALESSDVNDPPLPPVAKVEDAKKAPSPSKDKKSGASRNVDIWYMIVLNIVFALLSLY; encoded by the exons ATGTTCCGGCAATTTCTAGCAGTCTTGTTAGTCTTGTTCTTGCTGGTGGATTTGATCCTCGCAAAGAAACCCCAAGGACCGAAAGGTCACACCTCCAAGAAACTGGCAACTTTGCAAGGACCTCCACCCTCATCCAAGAAATTCCTAACTTTGAGTG GTGATCCCCCGGATGTAATAGCAAAAGGTGGATTCTCAGGCCTATTTCCAGAGTCAAGCCAATTTGCATATAGCTTTGCCATGGAAATGAGTCTTCCAAATAGTGTCATGTATTGTGATGTTCAACTTACAAGAGACAACTTGGGAGTTTGTATCTCAGATGTCAACATTGATTTTTCAACAACAGCATCTATGGCTTATCCTAAAGGAGAAAAAACTTTCAAGGTAAATGGGCAGGATGTTCGTGGCTGGTACGCTTTGGATTATAACTTGGAGGATCTGAAAAATACTACATTTT ATGTGCAAGGTGTAGTAAGTCGACCAACTACGTTTGATGGAACGTTTCCAGTATTTTCACCAGATGATATCGCAGGACTAAATGTTACCAGATTGTGGCTAAATGTTGAG AATGATATGTTCTACAACGATCATAAGCTAAGTGCAGCAAAATACATACAAGATTCAGCACGATTCTGGGTACCCAGTCATATTTCATCACCTGAGATTGGTTTCTTGAAATTTATGAGTGGTCAAGTAGACAAAACCAAAACAAAGCTCATCTTCAAGTTCCAGCTCAAAGATGAGGTTGAACCGACAAACAGAGAAAAATATGGTGCAATACTGAACAATCTTGCCTTACTTAAACCATTTGCAGCTGGCATCCTTGTCCCTAAAGAGTTCATTTGTCCACTAACACCGGATCAATATTCTGACCCCCCAACAACACTTGTGGATGATGCTCATAAACAAGGTCTTGAAGTATATGCTTATGGTTTTGCAAGCGATGTAATGACAAGCTTCAATTACAGTTATGATCCAGTTCAGGAGTACCTTCAATTCATCGACAATGGCCAATTTTCTGTTGATGGATTGCTCACCGATTTCCCCTCCACCGCGTCAAATGCTGTCG GTCTGGTAATATCTCACAATGGAGCAAGTGGAGATTACCCTGGCTGCAGTGACCTTGCCTATCAGAAGGCCATCGCAGACGGGGCAGATATAATAGACTGCACTGTTCAGGTGTCAAAAGATAAGGTAGCCTTGTGCTTGGGTAATATTGATCTCTCGGCAATTACTACTGCTCTGGCTACCTATATGGACAGATCCACAACAGTCCATGAAATCCAAGCACAGAATGGAATTTTTGCATTTGACCTCGACTGGAGTGAGATTGCAGCTCTCAAGC CTACAATAGAAATTCCTTGGAAAGATAGTGGCTTGGTGAGAAACCCGAAAAATAAGAACAAAGGGAAATTTGTGACACTTGCTAGCTTCTTGGAACTTGCCAAAGCAAAGAAAACTGGAGGAGTTTTGATTAATATACAA AATGCTGCCTTTCTAGCATCAAAGAAGGGTATTGGTGTAGTAGATGCTGTCAAAAAAGCTTTGACCAATGCTGGCTTCGACAAGCAATCTGAGCAAAAGGTTCTGATTCAGTCAGACGATAGCTCTGTCCTAGCAGCATTCAAGGATAAGCCGAATTACCAAAGAGTACTAACAATCAAAGATTCAAAGAGTGATGCTCCCAAGTCAGTAGTCGAAGAAATCAAGAAGCATGCAAATGGGGTTGTAGTTGACAGAGAGACGATCGTCCAACAAAATACAGGATTCTTTACCACGGCCTTCACCAAAGTTGTCGAGGAAATGCATGCTTCAAATATATCAGTATATGTCACACCTCTGAGAAATGAATTTGTTTTCCTCAACTTCGATTACCTCTCGGATCCTTATCTGCAGCTTGCTACATACTTGTCTTCACAAATGGTAGATGGCATCATAACTGACTTCCCAGCTACTGCAGCTGCATATATGA GAAATCCATGTTCGGATGTAAACAATCCGGACAATGTACTTCCAATAAGGCCAATAGAGGCAGGTGATTTGGCTAAACAGATTGATCCAGTGGCATTGCCACCTGCTTTACCACCTAAACCAGCTCTAGAGAGTTCAGATGTGAATGATCCACCGCTACCTCCTGTTGCCAAGGTAGAAGATGCGAAAAAAGCACCTTCTCCGAGCAAAGATAAGAAATCGGGTGCATCAAGGAATGTTGATATTTGGTACATGATTGTTTTGAATATAGTCTTTGCTCTACTTTCACTATATTGA